Proteins encoded in a region of the Pseudomonas syringae KCTC 12500 genome:
- a CDS encoding T3SS effector HopA1 family protein translates to MNPIQTRFSNVEALRHSEVDVQELKAHGQIEVGGKCYDIRAAANNDLTVQRSDKQMAMSKFFKKAGLSGSSGSQSDQIAQVLNDKRGSSVPRLTRQGQTHLGRMQFNIEEGQGSSAATSVQNSRLPNGRLVNSSILQWAEKAKANGSTSSSALYQIYAKELPRVELLPRTEHRACLAHMYKLNGKDGISIWPQFLDGVRGLQLKHDTKVFMMNNPKAADEFYKIERSGTQFPDEAVKARLTINVKPQFQKAMVDAAVRLTAERHDIITAKVAGPAKIGTITDAAVFYVSGDFSAAQTLAKELQALLPDDAFINHTPAGMQSIGKGLCYAERTPQDRTSHGMSRASIIESALADTSRSSLEKKLRNAFKSAGYNPDNPAFRLE, encoded by the coding sequence ATGAACCCGATACAAACGCGTTTCTCTAACGTCGAAGCACTTAGACATTCAGAGGTGGATGTACAGGAGCTCAAAGCACACGGTCAAATAGAAGTGGGTGGCAAATGCTACGACATTCGCGCGGCTGCCAATAACGACCTGACTGTCCAGCGTTCTGACAAACAGATGGCGATGAGCAAGTTTTTCAAAAAAGCAGGGTTAAGTGGGAGTTCCGGCAGTCAGTCCGATCAAATTGCGCAGGTACTGAATGACAAGCGCGGCTCTTCCGTTCCCCGTCTTACACGCCAGGGGCAGACCCATCTGGGCCGTATGCAATTCAACATCGAAGAGGGGCAAGGCAGTTCGGCCGCCACGTCCGTACAGAACAGCAGGCTGCCCAATGGCCGCTTGGTAAACAGCAGTATTTTGCAATGGGCCGAAAAGGCGAAAGCCAATGGCAGCACAAGTTCCAGTGCTCTTTATCAGATCTACGCAAAAGAACTCCCGCGTGTAGAACTGCTGCCACGCACTGAGCACCGGGCGTGTCTGGCGCATATGTATAAGCTGAACGGTAAGGACGGTATCAGTATTTGGCCGCAGTTTCTGGATGGCGTACGCGGGTTGCAGCTAAAACATGACACAAAAGTGTTCATGATGAACAACCCCAAAGCAGCGGACGAGTTCTACAAGATCGAACGTTCGGGCACGCAATTTCCGGATGAGGCTGTCAAGGCGCGCCTGACGATAAATGTCAAACCTCAATTCCAGAAGGCCATGGTCGACGCAGCGGTCAGGTTGACCGCTGAGCGTCACGATATCATTACTGCCAAAGTGGCAGGTCCTGCAAAGATTGGCACGATTACAGATGCAGCGGTTTTCTATGTAAGCGGAGATTTTTCCGCTGCGCAGACACTTGCAAAAGAGCTTCAGGCACTGCTCCCTGACGATGCGTTTATCAATCATACGCCAGCTGGAATGCAATCCATAGGCAAGGGGCTGTGTTACGCCGAGCGTACACCGCAGGACAGGACAAGCCACGGAATGTCGCGCGCCAGCATAATCGAGTCGGCACTGGCAGACACCAGCAGGTCGTCACTGGAGAAGAAGCTGCGCAATGCTTTCAAGAGCGCCGGATACAATCCCGACAACCCTGCGTTCAGGTTGGAATGA